One Streptomyces dangxiongensis genomic window, TGGCGAGCGTTCCGTATCAAGGGGGGCCGGGTCTCCCGGCGGCACACATGGTGGTGTGCGGTGACGACGGGCTCGCGCACCGGCTGGCCGCCGAGTTGCGCGGGGTCTACGGCGAGCAGGTCACCCTCGTGGTGCCGCCGAACGAACGCACCGTCCGGCCCCCGGTGGTCGGACGGGCCCGAGCCGCTTCGGCGGCCCTGTTCGACCGCATGGTCAGTGCCGCGGTGGGCTCCGTGGGCCGGACCGGCGGGGCGGGGCAGCCCGCCGGCCCCGCCGCCGGACACCGCCCGGACGCCGAGGGCGTGCTGGAGGCCTTCGAACTGACGGAGGCGGTGCTCGCGGAGGCCGGGGTGGCCCGCGCCACCGCCCTGGCCCTCGTGTACGACGACGACGAGACCAACATCCGTGCCGCGCTGACCGCCCGCCGGCTCAACCCGCGGCTGCGGCTCGTCCTGCGGCTCTACAACCGGCGGTTGGGCCAGCACGTCGAGGAACTCCTGGACCAGGCAGCCGCGTTGGCCGCCACCGGCGACGCGGACGGGAGGCTGGCGGGCGCGGGCGGCAGGAACGGCGGCCTGGAGGCCTCCACCACCGTGCTGTCCGACGCCGACACCGCCGCGCCCGCGCTGGCCGCCACCGCCGTCGCCGGCACCAGCAAGGTCGTCCAGGCCGAGGGTCTGCTGCTGCGGGCCGTGGAACGGCCGTTGTCCGCGGAGGGACCGGACGCCGACTCCGGGCTGTGCACCCTGGCCCTGCTGTCGGGCGGGGACCGGGCCGGTACCGACGGACCGGACGGCGGCGGCGAGCAGCAGCCCCGGCTGCTGCCCGACGACGAGGAGGTCCGGCAGGCCGCCGGCCGGCAGGCGGTGGTGCTGGAACAGGTGTCCGTCACGGGCGGCACGGACCCCGCCACGCCCGCCCGCGGCGTGACCGGCGTACCGCCGCTCGCCTCGCTGTTCTCCCGCCGGCTGCGCTGGTCCCTGGCCGGTCTGGTGGGATGCGTCGTGGCGCTCGCCGTCGCCCTGTGGCTGGTGACCGGCATCCATCCGCTGCGGGCTTTCTACGTCACCCTCCTCGACCTCTTCGCCATCGACGAGCCGGCCCTGCGCGCACCCCTGGGCCGGCAGCTCCTCCAACTCCTCTCCGCCTTCGTCGGGTTGCTGCTCCTACCGCTGCTGCTGGCCGCCGCGCTGGAGGCGTTCGGCACCTTCCGCACGGCCTCCACCCTGCGCAAGCCGCCCCGGGGTCTCGGCGGGCACGTGGTGCTGCTGGGGCTCGGCAAGATCGGCACCCGGGTGCTGACCCGGCTGCGGGAACTGAACGTCCCCGTGGTGTGCGTCGAGGCCGACCCGGAGGCACGGGGGCTCGCCACCGCGCGCCGGCTGCGGGTGCCGGTGGTGCTCGGCGACGTCACCCAGGAAGGCGTCCTGGAAGCCGCCAAGATCCACCGGGCGCAGGCGCTGCTCGCGGTGACCAGCGCGGACACCACCAACCTGGAGGCGGCGCTGTACGCGCGGACCGTACGGCCCGACCTGCGCGTCGTCCTGCGGCTGTACGACGACGACTTCGCCACCGCGGTGTACCGCACCCTGCGGGCCGCCTACCCGCAGGCGCTGACCCGGAGCCGGAGCGTCACCCACCTGGCCGCACCCGCGTTCGCGGGGGCGATGCTCGGACGGCAGGTGCTCGGGGCCGTCGCCGTGGAGCGCAGGGTGCTGCTGTTCGCCGCCGTCGACGTGGACGGGCATCCCCAGTTGGAGGGGCGGACTGTGCGGGAGGCGTTCCGGGCCGGGTCCTGGCGGGTGCTGGCGCTGCTGGGGCGGGCCGGCACGCCGTCCGGGCATGTGCTGGAGAAGGGGGACCGGGTGGTGGTCGCCGCCACCCGCCGGGGACTCGCGGAACTACGGTGAGCCCCCGCCGGCGGGCCGGGCGGCGCGGCCTGCGCTCACCCGTCCCCGGCTCCCCGGCCCCGTTCCTGTCCTCGGCCCCGACCCCGGCCCCGGCCCCGGCTCCCCGGCCTTCGTCCGACCCGGACGTCGGCCCGGGCACCGGCCTTCGTCCGCCCGGCCTTCGGCCCCAATCCCTCGTCCCCGGCCTTCGCTCCCGCACCCGGCCCGGCCGCCCACCCGGCCGAGCGGCGGGCAGTCGGGTGGGCGGAAGGTGCGTTACGGCGTCAGGTGCCGCTGCGCGAAGTCCAGTTCCAGCCGCACCTGCTTGATCCGCTCCTCCACCACCAGGGAGCCGTGCCCCGCGTCGTACCGGTACACCTCGTGGGCCGCGCCGCGCGTCTCCAGTCGCTTGACGTAGTTGTCGATCTGGCGGATCGGGCAGCGTGGGTCGTTGACGCCCGCCGAGATGTAGACCGGGGCCTTGACCTGGTCGACGTAGGTCAGCGGGGAGGACGCCTCGAAGCGGTCCGGGACCTCCTCCGGGGTGCCGCCCAGCAGGGTGCGGTCCATCGCCTTCAGGGCCTCCATCTCGTCGTGGTACGCGGTGACGTAGTCCGCGACCGGCACCACCGCGATGCCCACCGCCCAGGCGTCGGGCTGGGTGCCGAGGCCGAGCAGGGTGAGATAGCCGCCCCAGGAGGCGCCGGTGAGGACGAGGCGGGCCGGGTCGGCGAGGCCGGAGGAGACCGCCCACTCGCGCACCGCCGCCACGTCCTCCAGCTCGATCAGGCCGACCCGGTGCTTGAGGGCGTCGGTCCACGCGCGGCCGTAGCCGGTGGAGCCGCGGTAGTTGACCCGGACGACCGCGTAGCCGTGGTCGACCCAGGCGGCCGGGCCCGCCGCGAAGGAGTCGCTGTCGTGCCAGGTCGGGCCGCCGTGCAGGTCGAAGACCGTGGGCAGCGGGCCCGTGGCGCCGGCCGGCTTCTGGATCAGGGCGTGGATGCGGCCGCCCGGGCCCTCCACCCACGCGTCCTCCACGGTCACCGACGGCGGGCACGCCATGCCCGGCGGGTCCAGCACGACCCCGCCGGCCGTGGACCGCACCACCGGCGGCTCGGCGGCCGAGGACCACAGGTACTCCACGCTGCCGTCGGGGCGGGCCGTCGCGCCGGAGACCGTGCCGGGCGGGGTGGGGATGCGGGTCAGCCCGCGGGACGCCAGGTCGTACCGGAACAGCTCGCTGCGGGCCTCGAAGCCGTGCGCGACGAGCAGGGCCGAGCCGTCCGGGTACCACTCGGCGCTGACGTCGCCGGGCAGGTCCAGGGCCAGGTCCGTCTCCTCGCCCGTCGCCACGTCCCAGACGAGCGGCTCCCAGCGGCCCCGGCGCTGGTGCCCGACGAGCAGCCGGGTGTCGCCGTCGACCGGGGCGAAGCCCAGGACCTCCAGGCCCAGTTCCTCGGTGCCGCCCCGGGTGTCGTCCAGCTCGGCGACCGTCGTGCCGTCCGGGCGCAGGACGCGCAGCGCCGCGTGCATGGCGTCGCCGTGCTCGGTGTGCTCGACGGCGATGAGGGAGCCGTCGCGGGAGAGGTCGCCGACGCCCGCCGACTCGCGGTGCCGGTAGATCTCGACCGGTTCCCCGCCCTCACGGGCCAGGTGGACCGTCGTGCCGTCCTCGTCCGTGGAGCGGCCGACGACCGCCGTGCGGCCGTCCCGGGACAGGGCCAGGCCGGCCGGGTAGGAAGGGTCGAGACCGGGCACGGCCGGTTCGTCGGGGCCGCCCGTGAAGGGCTGGCGGCGCCAGATCCCGAACTCGTCGCCGTCCTTGTCGTCGAACCACCAGATCCACGTGCCGTCCGGGGAGAGGACGCCGTCCGTCGTGCCGTTCGGCCGGTCCGTCGCCTGCCGCTGCCCGCCCGTCGCGCGGTCCCACGCGTACAGCTCGTACGTCCCCGTCGCGTTCGACACGAACAGGGAGCGGTCCGGCGCGTCCTCCGCCCAGTCGGGCAGCGACACGCGCGGTGCCCGGAACCGCTTCTCCCAGTCCGGCATGTCCGTCGTGTCCGGCGTCCTGCTCTCACTCATCGCCCCAGTCATGCGCCCATACTGCCTGGTCGCGACGACATGTGGGCGCCGGGTGCACCCAGCCTGTGGACAACTTCCGGCCGTGGACGTCCCGGCGCCTCCGCGACCGCCCCGGGGGCCGGAGCGCCCGGACGCGGACATGAGGCGACCCGCGGCCGAGGCACCGGGGCGGGCGCCGTACCGTGGAGGGCGTGTACCGGTTTCTGCTGACACCCCGCTGGTGGGGCATCAACGTCTTCGTGCTGCTCGCCATCCCGTTCTGCGTCTTCATGGGGTCGTGGCAGCTGGGCCGGTTCGAGGACCGGGTCCAGGACCACCGTGCGGTGACCGAGCAGGTCGCGTCCGGCCGACATGAGGCCGCGCGTCCGCTGGCCGCGATGCTGCCCGTCGACAAGAGCACGGCGGGACGGCGGGTCGGCGCGAGCGGGCGGTACGGCAAGCAGTTGCTGGTGCCGGGGCGGGAGCTGGACGGCAGGAGCGGTTTCTATGTCCTCACCCTGCTGCGGACCGGCTCCGGCAAGGCGCTGCCCGTGGTGCGGGGGTGGCTGCCGGGTACGGCGGACCCCGCGAAGGCGCCAGCGCCGCCCCGGGGCGAGGTGACCGTCACCGGGGCGTTGCAGGCGTCCGAGACGCCCGGGAGCAACGGGGTCGGCGCGCAGGGCGGGCTGCCGGCGGGGCAGACCGGGATGATCAGCTCTGCGGCTCTGGTGAACCTGGTGCCGTACCGGCTGTACGACGCGTGGGTCACGCTGGACCGCGGTGACGCGGGGATGAAGGCGGTGCCCGCGAGCGCGCCGGACGGTACGGGGCTGGACCTGAAGGCGTTCCAGAACCTCGGTTACACCGGGGAGTGGTTCGTCTTCGCGGGGTTCGTGGTGTTCATGTGGTTCCGGTTGCTGCGGCGCGAGGTGGAGGCCCAGCGGGACGCCGAGCTGGGCCTGGTGACCGAGGAACACCCGGCACCGGTGACCAGCGGCTGACGGACACCGGGACGGGTGCCCGGCAGCAGCAGGTGCCGGGCCGGAGCGGCTGACCGACGCCGGGACGGGTGCCGGGCAGGGGCGGGAACGCCCGCCGCCCGTGCTCGGGGTGCCGTCGTGGCCGGCCGTTCCGCCCGCCGCGCGTCACGCCCCGGCCAGCACCCCGGTGTAGTAGACCGTCCCTGCGCACGCCCCGGACACCGTCGCCGTGGCCGTCGGGGAACCCGGTGCCGCCGTGTGGGTCACCAGGATGCTGCCCTCGGCCGTGCCGTCCTCGGTGACGAGCTGGGGGGTGGTGCCCACCGAGGTGCCGGGGTCGGTCGTCCCGCCGGCGGCGCCCGCGTCCTGGGTCGGCGTCGGATCCGGCGTGGGCTCGCCCGTGTCGGTGCCGCCGGTGCCGCTGTCGCCGCCGGTGGTGGGGCAGGTCTCCGAGGGCACGAAGGCGAACTTCTCCTCGTACGCCGCGCCGGGCTGGAGGATCAGCCCGGAGACCTCCAGGGACGGGTCGGGCAGGGCGGCCGCCGCGTCCCCGGCCACATGCCGGGCGGAGGTGGTCTTGGCCGGGTCGGCGGCGCCCTGCGCCAGGGACGTGACGGTGCCCGGACCGCCGAGCGTGCAGGCGGTGCCGGAGACGTTGGTGACGCGGAAGACGCCGTAGACGACCCCCGTCGTGTCGGGCGCGTCGGCGGTGCCGGTGGCG contains:
- a CDS encoding NAD-binding protein, which translates into the protein MVVCGDDGLAHRLAAELRGVYGEQVTLVVPPNERTVRPPVVGRARAASAALFDRMVSAAVGSVGRTGGAGQPAGPAAGHRPDAEGVLEAFELTEAVLAEAGVARATALALVYDDDETNIRAALTARRLNPRLRLVLRLYNRRLGQHVEELLDQAAALAATGDADGRLAGAGGRNGGLEASTTVLSDADTAAPALAATAVAGTSKVVQAEGLLLRAVERPLSAEGPDADSGLCTLALLSGGDRAGTDGPDGGGEQQPRLLPDDEEVRQAAGRQAVVLEQVSVTGGTDPATPARGVTGVPPLASLFSRRLRWSLAGLVGCVVALAVALWLVTGIHPLRAFYVTLLDLFAIDEPALRAPLGRQLLQLLSAFVGLLLLPLLLAAALEAFGTFRTASTLRKPPRGLGGHVVLLGLGKIGTRVLTRLRELNVPVVCVEADPEARGLATARRLRVPVVLGDVTQEGVLEAAKIHRAQALLAVTSADTTNLEAALYARTVRPDLRVVLRLYDDDFATAVYRTLRAAYPQALTRSRSVTHLAAPAFAGAMLGRQVLGAVAVERRVLLFAAVDVDGHPQLEGRTVREAFRAGSWRVLALLGRAGTPSGHVLEKGDRVVVAATRRGLAELR
- a CDS encoding S9 family peptidase, which gives rise to MSESRTPDTTDMPDWEKRFRAPRVSLPDWAEDAPDRSLFVSNATGTYELYAWDRATGGQRQATDRPNGTTDGVLSPDGTWIWWFDDKDGDEFGIWRRQPFTGGPDEPAVPGLDPSYPAGLALSRDGRTAVVGRSTDEDGTTVHLAREGGEPVEIYRHRESAGVGDLSRDGSLIAVEHTEHGDAMHAALRVLRPDGTTVAELDDTRGGTEELGLEVLGFAPVDGDTRLLVGHQRRGRWEPLVWDVATGEETDLALDLPGDVSAEWYPDGSALLVAHGFEARSELFRYDLASRGLTRIPTPPGTVSGATARPDGSVEYLWSSAAEPPVVRSTAGGVVLDPPGMACPPSVTVEDAWVEGPGGRIHALIQKPAGATGPLPTVFDLHGGPTWHDSDSFAAGPAAWVDHGYAVVRVNYRGSTGYGRAWTDALKHRVGLIELEDVAAVREWAVSSGLADPARLVLTGASWGGYLTLLGLGTQPDAWAVGIAVVPVADYVTAYHDEMEALKAMDRTLLGGTPEEVPDRFEASSPLTYVDQVKAPVYISAGVNDPRCPIRQIDNYVKRLETRGAAHEVYRYDAGHGSLVVEERIKQVRLELDFAQRHLTP
- a CDS encoding SURF1 family protein, whose amino-acid sequence is MYRFLLTPRWWGINVFVLLAIPFCVFMGSWQLGRFEDRVQDHRAVTEQVASGRHEAARPLAAMLPVDKSTAGRRVGASGRYGKQLLVPGRELDGRSGFYVLTLLRTGSGKALPVVRGWLPGTADPAKAPAPPRGEVTVTGALQASETPGSNGVGAQGGLPAGQTGMISSAALVNLVPYRLYDAWVTLDRGDAGMKAVPASAPDGTGLDLKAFQNLGYTGEWFVFAGFVVFMWFRLLRREVEAQRDAELGLVTEEHPAPVTSG